From the Papaver somniferum cultivar HN1 chromosome 2, ASM357369v1, whole genome shotgun sequence genome, the window cCGCATAGTCTGATGCAATGCCCTTGGATATATTCAAAATGACCACAAattggtttttcatctaacagaatGGTCATTGAATCACAACTAGAAAAAAGCTCAAGTATTTGCAATGTTAATATCTAACTGTCGTGAAAAACCACGAATGTCAGATGTTTTTATGAATGAGAAAAAAGATGGAAGGTAGTAGGATCGTGGAAAAACTTGAAACTTAAATCCAGGTTGAAGAAGTCACAGCACGACCATCGCAGAGAAGCAGCATTGGGGAAAAACTTGAAACTTATATCCAGGTTGAAGAAGCCACAACATGACCACTACAAAGAAGTAGAGTTTACAGAACAAATGATTAGCCTATGCTCAAGTCGACTGCAAATATTTTATGCATTTGCAAATTTCTacagaagaagacacatatggagaACActtttgaaaatatccaacatgttTAATGTTGGAGTGAACCAATCCACTTCTCACCAAAGACATGTTTATGAAGAATACAAAATAATGCTTCCTAATTTATGTTATCATGCTTTTTCCATATCAACTTTGCACAAAATTCCAGCAATTTTGGATTTCAATCTACTATCCACACACTCATTGGATATTAGAACACCATCCAAAATTTGCCTATCATGAACAAGGGCTCCTTGGAAGTCAGATATAAGGGAAGGCATAATGGTCTTCAATCTTTCATCAAGTATCTTTGAGATTATCTTATATTCATTCCCAATTAGACTTAGAGGTCTAAAATCTTTGGGAGTACAAGTGTCTTCCTTCTTGGGAATTAGACTTCGATGAAAATTATGAAGATATCTAACTGAGGGTGGACATCTATACTTCTTCGATTATTTATTTTCGTTATTTAGTGGTGAGGCAGTGGGGATAATTTCTTTGGGGTAgacttctttattattttgttttgttagtCCGACATTATTTAAGGATGGATTATATTGTTGAACACcataatttatttttgttaaacaatAAGATTCCCTTATGCATATTCAATTGTAACAGAACTTTGTTTCCGAGTTTTCTGTGAACTACGCACCCCTTCGCAGGAAATCGACGACGTGTTTTCTATTCATCGGCTGGGTTAATATGGAAAATAGGGTTTTTGCACaacactattttaatgcttttgtagaaaatacAAATGAATATTATCCTCCGGATAAATAACGGCTAAAAATAGAAGCCGAAAAGGGTTTGCTGCGAGAACAATCAACAACCTAAATGTTAGTCAAAAGGGCCAAGGCACCAAAGAAAGACGGCTCGGCTAATAAGTTATCCTTTGACTGAAGATTTAATCTAACCTTTGACTGTTTTAATCATTGTGAACCTTTTGTTTGCCATACCTTGTCTCAATTTATCCTGTAAGTTATCCTTTTAAATCATGAAACCTTGATCCTGACATCATCCTTCGTAACCAACTTGGTCCCTCTTTTCTGGTTTTGCGTTTTTGTGTAGGTTGCAATTCCTCGTTTTTGCATCTGTTTTGGGTAGTGAAGCCCCTTGTTAACCAGCTAGTCTTCCTATTTGTTTTGGTATCTGAATGTTGTAAGGCAAGTTTTCAAACCACCAACTCAAAGTTCTAGTGTGGTAGTGTTGGTAGtgtcattttttgttttcttctccttgCCTGTGTTTCTATGGTCtgtattttcaaaaaatattggtgcgCTCCTTGTGGTCTGGTTTTATAACTCAGATTTGTCTGCGAAGTTTTAGTGGGTGTCACATAGTAATTAGTATTCCTTTCCAGGGATCCTTTGTTGGTTTCTGTTCAAGAGGAATTGGGTCGTTCTGAAAGTTTTTCATGTTAGGGGTTCTTTCCAATTGAATCTCTGGGTTTTTCTTTAAGCTTTAATATTTTCATCTTAAGAAAAATACCATCTTCGGGTTAGTTTCTTCAGCTTCATATCAATTCCCCACCTAAATTCAGGACACCCAGAAAATTTTTCAACTCACTTCAAAATTAGACTGGTAGTATTCGGCTACAGTTTCAAATTTATCCTTAtacaaaccgaatttttaactgCCAACCTTGGTGCAAGTCTGGTGAATCCTAAGGTTATTTCATCTAGCAGCAGGCTCTTCTTCTCCTCAtgatggaaacaaaaatatttcaagCTACTACTTCATCTTGTATGACAACAACAAGCACAACTCGTACCTTGTATGCGTATGGGCCGATGAACTCAACACCTCTATTCGTCAGTTTTTAGTTTTAGTCTATTTCATTGTATTTCATCTTTTCAGCAAGTTGTTTCCATAGTCTGTAATACTATCTCTTAGTTTAGTTACTTATAGTTTTTTGATAGCAGTATCTAGTTGAGTCTAATAGTAtttttatttcggtattttaGTACTCTTGTAATAACACTATTAACACTACTCTTTCAAGGACCAAGATTACCTCAAGAAGCAATCAGGGCTAAAAACTCAATTTGAAGTTATGAATCAAGCCGAAAACAAAGGAGCAGACAGATATCACTAGGAGCAGCAACAAGATACGAAGACCTGATTAGCAACTTCGATCAACTGCATCGAACACCCCTACCTCCATATAAATTCTTGCGGGCATTGCCATGTCCATCAAaaatacaacttttcttgtggaaagcattgaccgAAGGTCTTTCGACCTCCGACACCAACATCCCCCATCGATGCAACTCCTGTTCGAAGACGACTAATCTTGACCAATATCATGTTGATAAAGATTCAAGGCTTGCCAATCTAATtgtaattgatgaatcttgcggaATTCACTATTCTTGTATAACAGTTCACTAATAATTTAATAAATtccattcttaaaaaaaaaaaaaaaaaaaaaaaaaaaaaaaaNNNNNNNNNNNNNNNNNNNNNNNNNNNNNNNNNNNNNNNNNNNNNNNNNNNNNNNNNNNNNNNNNNNNNNNNNNNNNNNNNNNNNNNNNNNNNNNNNNNNNNNNNNNNNNNNNNNNNNNNNNNNNNNNNNNNNNNNNNNNNNNNNNNNNNNNNNNNNNNNNNNNNNNNNNNNNNNNNNNNNNNNNNNNNNNNNNNNNNNNNNNNNNNNNNNNNNNNNNNNNNNNNNNNNNNNNNNNNNNNNNNNNNNNNNNNNNNNNNNNNNNNNNNNNNNNNNNNNNNNNNNNNNNNNNNNNNNNNNNNNNNNNNNNNNNNNNNNNNNNNNNNNNNNNNNNNNNNNNNNNNNNNNNNNNNNNNNNNNNNNNNNNNNNNNNNNNNNNNNNNNNNNNNNNNNNNNNNNNNNNNNNNNNNNNNNNNNNNNNNNNNNNNNNNNNNNNNNNNNNNNNNNNNNNNNNNNNNNNNNNNNNNNNNNNNNNNNNNNNNNNNNNNNNNNNNNNNNNNNNNNNNNNNNNNNNNNNNNNNNNNNNNNNNNNNNNNNNNNNNNNNNNNNNNNNNNNNNNNNNNNNNNNNNNNNNNNNNNNNNNNNNNNNNNNNNNNNNNNNNNNNNNNNNNNNNNNNNNNNNNNNNNNNNNNNNNNNNNNNNNNNNNNNNNNNNNNNNNNNNNNNNNNNNNNNNNNNNNNNNNNNNNNNNNNNNNNNNNNNNNNNNNNNNNNNNNNNNNNNNNNNNNNNNNNNNNNNNNNNNNNNNNNNNNNNNNNNNNNNNNNNNNNNNNNNNNNNNNNNNNNNNNNNNNNNNNNNNNNNNNNNNNNNNNNNNNNNNNNNNNNNNNNNNNNNNNNNNNNNNNNNNNNNNNNNNNNNNNNNNNNNNNNNNNNNNNNNNNNNNNNNNNNNNNNNNNNNNNNNNNNNNNNNNNNNNNNNNNNNNNNNNNNNNNNNNNNNNNNNNNNNNNNNNNNNNNNNNNNNNNNNNNNNNNNNNNNNNNNNNNNNNNNNNNNNNNNNNNNNNNNNNNNNNNNNNNNNNNNNNNNNNNNNNNNNNNNNNNNNNNNNNNNNNNNNNNNNNNNNNNNNNNNNNNNNNNNNNNNNNNNNNNNNNNNNNNNNNNNNNNNNNNNNNNNNNNNNNNNNNNNNNNNNNNNNNNNNNNNNNNNNNNNNNNNNNNNNNNNNNNNNNNNNNNNNNNNNNNNNNNNNNNNNNNNNNNNNNNNNNNNNNNNNNNNNNNNNNNNNNNNNNNNNNNNNNNNNNNNNNNNNNNNNNNNNNNNNNNNNNNNNNNNNNNNNNNNNNNNNNNNNNNNNNNNNNNNNNNNNNNNNNNNNNNNNNNNNNNNNNNNNNNNNNNNNNNNNNNNNNNNNNNNNNNNNNNNNNNNNNNNNNNNNNNNNNNNNNNNNNNNNNNNNNNNNNNNNNNNNNNNNNNNNNNNNNNNNNNNNNNNNNNNNNNNNNNNNNNNNNNNNNNNNNNNNNNNNNNNNNNNNNNNNNNNNNNNNNNNNNNNNNNNNNNNNNNNNNNNNNNNNNNNNNNNNNNNNNNNNNNNNNNNNNNNNNNNNNNNNNNNNNNNNNNNNNNNNNNNNNNNNNNNNNNNNNNNNNNNNNNNNNNNNNNNNNNNNNNNNNNNNNNNNNNNNNNNNNNNNNNNNNNNNNNNNNNNNNNNNNNNNNNNNNNNNNNNNNNNNNNNNNNNNNNNNNNNNNNNNNNNNNNNNNNNNNNNNNNNNNNNNNNNNNNNNNNNNNNNNNNNNNNNNNNNNNNNNNNNNNNNNNNNNNNNNNNNNNNNNNNNNNNNNNNNNNNNNNNNNNNNNNNNNNNNNNNNNNNNNNNNNNNNNNNNNNNNNNNNNNNNNNNNNNNNNNNNNNNNNNNNNNNNNNNNNNNNNNNNNNNNNNNNNNNNNNNNNNNNNNNNNNNNNNNNNNNNNNNNNNNNNNNNNNNNNNNNNNNNNNNNNNNNNNNNNNNNNNNNNNNNNNNNNNNNNNNNNNNNNNNNNNNNNNNNNNNNNNNNNNNNNNNNNNNNNNNNNNNNNNNNNNNNNNNNNNNNNNNNNNNNNNNNNNNNNNNNNNNNNNNNNNNNNNNNNNNNNNNNNNNNNNNNNNNNNNNNNNNNNNNNNNNNNNNNNNNNNNNNNNNNNNNNNNNNNNNNNNNNNNNNNNNNNNNNNNNNNNNNNNNNNNNNNNNNNNNNNNNNNNNNNNNNNNNNNNNNNNNNNNNNNNNNNNNNNNNNNNNNNNNNNNNNNNNNNNNNNNNNNNNNNNNNNNNNNNNNNNNNNNNNNNNNNNNNNNNNNNNNNNNNNNNNNNNNNNNNNNNNNNNNNNNNNNNNNNNNNNNNNNNNNNNNNNNNNNNNNNNNNNNNNNNNNNNNNNNNNNNNNNNNNNNNNNNNNNNNNNNNNNNNNNNNNNNNNNNNNNNNNNNNNNNNNNNNNNNNNNNNNNNNNNNNNNNNNNNNNNNNNNNNNNNNNNNNNNNNNNNNNNNNNNNNNNNNNNNNNNNNNNNNNNNNNNNNNNNNNNNNNNNNNNNNNNNNNNNNNNNNNNNNNNNNNNNNNNNNNNNNNNNNNNNNNNNNNNNNNNNNNNNNNNNNNNNNNNNNNNNNNNNNNNNNNNNNNNNNNNNNNNNNNNNNNNNNNNNNNNNNNNNNNNNNNNNAAAAGGGTTCAGCAATCTATAGGTCTGTAAGATCGAGGCAGTAACGAAAATGAAACCCTTTGTTAGAGTTCTATCTAGATTGGAAATTGTGTTGATTTTTTGAATTTCAGTTAATTGTCTTTTATGAttcaaaacattaaaaaaaaaaagatgcagTCGCCCCATATTAGCATTGCATAACTTTAATTAACATGCGACTTAAACTAATGATATTGTTATTAACAGACATAAGTGATAGTTACAACGCCTAATTAGAATTTTATCTATTATTTTTGCTAGTTGCTTGCTTGTTTAGGGAACCACATTGAGAGTAATGCCGCATTCATGTCCTGGAAGCTTTTGATGTCAGAATTGGCCACTGTAGATGATTAAATGTGTACCTTTGTTAACTGATTACGGATTTTCTGACTTAGCATCATGTACCATAATCCGAAACAAAGTTTTTTTGACTCTTGATATGTACGGCATCTGAAATACTGTTTAGAGAACATACTGTTTTTTTTACTCTTGATATGTACGGCATCTGAATTGTATCTATTATTGTACTTCTACAGATGGCTGCTGATTCACCAACCTTATTTTCCTCTTCTCCCAATAGTACTCTAGATCATGCAGGACATCATGGGTTATCGGCACCTGCGATAGCTGGGATAGTGGTAGCAGTTGTACTTGTAAtttgtgttgttgttgctgtgttcTGCTACTtccagagaaggaagaagaagcggTTGGAGATGCTAGTACGTACAGGCAAAGGAATGCAAACTTTGGAAGCTTCGCGCCAGCTGGCTAATAGGATGCAGCCTACAGAAGCTGGTAATGCTGTGCGCCAGCCCACTATTCAGCTGCACAACACCGAAGCTGGTAATTGCTCTTCAAGGGTGGAAGGCGAGTTCTCCTTTGGTTTCCTACAAGAGGTAACGCAAAACTTCAGTGAACAAAATTTGTTAGGCGAGGGGGCATTTGGGAAGGTCTATAGAGGGAAGTTTCCGGACGGGACCGAGGTTGCTGTTGAGAGGCTGAATCTCATATTAGACGTAGCTGGGTTGATGGCGTTCCAGGCTGAGCTCTCCATTTTGAAGATGACACACAGACACCTCGTATCTGTGATTGGGTTCTGTAACCAAGGCGTTGAGCATCTGATTGTTTACGAATTCATGGAGAGCGGAACACTACACCAAAAGCTCTTTGAGTGGATTGACACTGGTGGCAACCCCATGAGCTGGGATGAGAGGATTGTAGTGGCGCTAGATGTGGCTAAGGGCTTGCACTACCTCCACAGTCTGTCCAGGGAGGCCTTTGTACACAGGGATGTAAAATGTAAAAATATCCTACTCGACAGGGATATGAGGGCCAAAATCTCGGATTATGGCCTGGTGAAGGCAATGCCAGATGATGAGAAGTCGGTGGTGACCAAGTTAGCTGGAACTCGTGGATACCTTGCGCCTGAGTACGCAATGACTGGTCATTTGTCGATCAAAGCTGATGTGTATGCTTTTGGCATAGTTCTCTTAGAACTTATTACAGGTCAGACGACAGTGGACGATGGTCAGGCAGGGAAGAATTTGGCGATGCGCTTTCGTCCCGTCTACAAGAGGGGCATGGAGAATGTGAGAGCTTTGGTCGACCGGTCACTCGACCCGGATGTGCAGGGCCTTAATGGAGGCTGTGAGGCTTGCAATGGAGTGCACGCGCACTGATCCAAGGGATCGGCCTGGTTTTGCAGAGATTACTGCCAGGCTGGGGCTTGTAGCTGAGAGATGGCCCCAGCGTGCagaggaagaggaggaagaagaagaagaagctgcttTTGACAGGGAACGTTTTCTTCGGGATTTGGGTAATGATGGAGAAGGCACCACGGCTTATTACAGCGTCTGGGACTCGGAGCAGGGTCAGTAAGAAGAAACAGAGATCAATCAGCAATTTACGTGGAGAGCTTAGTTTGACTCAACTTGGGGAGTTATGTGCGTGCATAGACTTGGCATTCAAATAAGAAGAGTAGAAAACGTACAATAGGGAATGGTTTTGATGAAAATGAAGTGGTTGAAGGTAATGGAGTCtaaattttttatatgtatatcatTTGATGAGAGGTTGGCATCTAAATCCCTAGGATTCAGCTGCATTTGTGGACAAAGTGAATCACTGCATATAGATGCATTTGGGTTTTTCTTCTTACCTATTTTTTGTTGTGATCCCCTTAGGAATGAACCAGGTGCATGTAATTAGTTCATTTCATTATTTTAGAGGTTTTATTGACATGCCTAATTTCTGGTGGGGTTTTCTAATCCGTAGTGATTTGATTTTAGATGAAAATCATTGATTTTGTTTTGTAGTTTGGGGTTATAAATTTGACATGTTAATTTTGAGTGATTCTGGTTAAGAGACGAAGAAATTAGATCTGAGAATAGTGGTGTGTAAGTGAGTCGTCACCTGCAAACTCAGTCAGTCCGGATCATATTACAAGGGGTAATGAAATTGAATCAGATTGTGTGAGTACGCTGTTGAAAGCATAATCTGtagtgttgtgggtgagatagaCGCTAGTAAAAACAATTGGAATGAGATAATGGTTACTAGAGGGTGATTGTGTTGCTGCTTGTGATGCTGTTGCAGTGAGTTTGGAAATAGCTGACTTGGTTCATCCTAGTCAGCTGTCTGACTCAGCTCATCTGACTTGGATGAACCATCTTTTTTTTCGTCAGGCAGCCactgataatggaaatggatgttCCAATTCTGAGTTTATCCATTTCTTCTCAGAATTCAATTCAGGATCCCCTGTCATCCGACGATGAGCATATGGGTACATGTCCATCATCATTTTTCCCGACTTGGGCCATCCGAGCCCAACTATATTCCCCGAtctttttttacaaaaaaaataaataaatgtggaTGCCTCGCAAAACTCTTATTTACTGAGGGTACCTCACATATCCTTCGAATATTGATATAAGCGTCAAAGCATGGCATTTTCTggtccaaactcatatcaataaatcgaattatacacataCGTATAATGTTCCCAACTACTACTGAATCACGAAACATTGACCACATTTTTGGCCGAATTGAACTTTTACGAATCCAAATAATCCATGTACATATATCACTCTGTATGCTTGACaaatgaaaacttcattcttacCTAGGACCAAAGATTCATGATGTATTCATACCCTTCCGATCATAATGCTAAAAGTGTTGGTGTTGTTTGTTAGACTTTATGTTGGTTTAGTAACAAATTAGGTTAAGGTTAAGCTAATTTGTGTTTAATTCCAATCTAAGCTGGATTGGATTAAGTCTATGCCAGATTAAGAATTGATTAGAGATAAATATAGAGATTATATTAGCTTAATGTTAGTTGAGGTGTCAACCAACTAATGGTGAACGGGTTGGATGACGCATAGCTATCAAGTAATGACTAAGCCCTCTTCTAGACTCTTGTATATATATCTAGAGTTTGTGTTATGCCATAATAATGCTAAAAGTGTTAGTTTAATTTGTCAACTTAATGCTCTTCGGATTTTCTGGGACGAACTCGTATtagtaaatcgaattatacacataCGTATAACGTTTCGAACTACTACTAAACACGAATCGTTGAACGCATTTTTTAGCCCACCCCAACATGAAATCCTGGTTCCGTCGCTGAAGATACTGGAACTATGGTTTTGGAACATTTGGATCGGGTATTTCCATCTGAAGCTGATCTTTCTCAGGATGGGAATGATGTTAGAATAGATACATGGGAATCACGCTTGGCCCAGCTTGGATACTACCAGGAACTTGACCGCAGTCATTCGTAAGTAGTCCCCTTCACCGTATATTCTTTTTTTATCCATTTTAAATGATACttgttactccctccgttactttttaataggctgatttggtttttagagaaaattaagataaccaatcattgaaagtggtcctcatgacacttgtcaataaaagaagtgaagtgaaatggtccccatgacacttgtcagcaaaagaaatatagtgaaatggtccacacgacacttgtcataaaaagaagttaagagaaaagtggtcccacaaaacaaagtaacatttgacttccaAATTAGAAAACCAGCGtatatttttgaaacatttatttatagaaaccagcctattaaaaattaacggagggagtaatatgaGTTGGTCTGGACAATTATGCGCAGGGTGATATCCAACTTTGAGTTATGTTTCGTGACAGTATCAGTCCTTCAAGGAATTACTACCCTTTACAGTCAGGGTTTACAATATGGTGGTCCAATCAGCATGATATGGTTTCTTCACAGTGTTCGTTGGTTTAAGCATGGATGAGACTTGCTCATCTTACCTTACCTCTGGTGGTTTTTACTACTGGAGTGCCAAGCTCGCCGGCCCTAGCTGGGCGCCTTTTGCTTCTTGGTTGACTTGCTGGTActcttgtgtgtacatatttcatcatcaaacacgtgtatgtgagaagacacgtggagagcatgcggaccaagtcatcaaaacatgatgacacacgcccacagccaagaagcacatcccgtcgacgtcggatcttcgcccgaacaaatccaagggcagaagttaaaggatgtaccaaaagcacggtgtactgcggagaaccaaataactcccgaagagttgctttatctcatccccaaaataagctaagatcaacggtgaagagaaggttgactgacatagacgtgacaggggcagaagacacttgtctgacatgagcatgcgtctcaactacccgcattaaacactctgagcagtgtacgtgtcgatcaacccgtggaacgaacgaggatgactctgcgtgaccaagcaatgaacgaaggcctctgcgtgatggacacaaaacacaagaagataaggttccaacagctctcagaaacgggtcccacattctaaccctacaaataccccctctccaccaagagagaggggatcGAAAAGGAGAGAGAGGTTTagagagaagaattgttagtgtaagtttaccttttaaaattcgcagacctgtgtaaactccaaagtcattcgactacctctgtaatcatcaaatgcatagtgaaagagacaaccccgtggatgtaggccttaatgctgaaccacgtaaatcccagtcttatttacatttcagcactttatattacTTTTAcatttcgttttctttatcttcctctatgtgaacgcctctggtgatgatattagacgaggcaatgataaacccgaaggttttgagccaaggaatcaatacaatcgtctcatcagtgcgagcatgtgtatagaatgcgaacattgtttgtgaacatatagattccttcgtgatttacgtgttcacaatctggcgctagaaacagggacttcgtcccggtaaaagatttatcttatcccgtgatttcaccttaaactagcatatgattgccctgcttcattagctctagcagtatttatcttttgttaactttattatCTTCAAAAACACACCCATTATCTTCATTAGCTCTAGCAGTATCTATCGATGCagtttaaactggttaaaagatttattgcttagatccacggatttacattttttagatctcgtacggaccagTTTCTTCGGCGGGTTTTCGTACATTTTCAAAGGATCTACGTGCATTTTCCAAGGGATCTTCACGCGTTTTCATGTATTTTCAATGAGTCCGCTCTTTTAATAGACCTTAACCCATGTATTTTAACTCATATGTTTTAACTCAGCGACCCTCGGGCAGTTTCTCCGCATCTTGGAATAGggtatttcgcaaactaacccgatccgcacggacatttctgtttctcgctgtttgaaattcccttgtgcagaaagaaagcaacaaaaggacccaagatggaaaagacgcaggaggcaggaaaatccaaagcctcgtcaaaggaagcaccaaggacaacctcggtcatcacccgaagcaagcagaaaggagacaaagccaaaatgactagtcagaggcaggatactgcggaaatcacttcgcctatgaacgctaactccgttgcagccgcggctctcagagcagcggcgacaaagtacagtACGGCTGCGGCAGCCCCGAAGGCTGCAGAAACcaacaaaacttttgctacgaatcaattccatcaaccaaaagaaagggtggctgaatccagaacacatcaacccgcgcatccgccaacattcggaatgccatcaacaaaagatcagaatcaaactgtg encodes:
- the LOC113352804 gene encoding receptor-like kinase TMK4, which encodes MSNVSLVEYTSFPDTSTFPGHYVLYWELQGNNNNVVIPQKVLEECCLVMEEFLGYEYRYMRTNKKLIGPLEIKIVDTGTFCKLMDHAINQVSSVAQYKTPRCMKPGSMIEILNSMVLSSFFSQSCRPMAADSPTLFSSSPNSTLDHAGHHGLSAPAIAGIVVAVVLVICVVVAVFCYFQRRKKKRLEMLVRTGKGMQTLEASRQLANRMQPTEAGNAVRQPTIQLHNTEAGNCSSRVEGEFSFGFLQEVTQNFSEQNLLGEGAFGKVYRGKFPDGTEVAVERLNLILDVAGLMAFQAELSILKMTHRHLVSVIGFCNQGVEHLIVYEFMESGTLHQKLFEWIDTGGNPMSWDERIVVALDVAKGLHYLHSLSREAFVHRDVKCKNILLDRDMRAKISDYGLVKAMPDDEKSVVTKLAGTRGYLAPEYAMTGHLSIKADVYAFGIVLLELITGQTTVDDGQAGKNLAMRFRPVYKRGMENVRALVDRSLDPDVQGLNGGSERWPQRAEEEEEEEEEAAFDRERFLRDLGNDGEGTTAYYSVWDSEQGQ